A window of Ptychodera flava strain L36383 chromosome 1, AS_Pfla_20210202, whole genome shotgun sequence contains these coding sequences:
- the LOC139140185 gene encoding endoglucanase F-like isoform X2, which translates to METSDIKLEVTDGKTINDKPYAGTQNGAATSATTSKLGATTSFTTSSWLSANTTMVAVVGGVVGGCLLIALIVTLAVVLSSGDNFPDSFNYTEVLHKSLLFYEAQRSGELPPDNRIPYRGDSALNDSGRKGEDLTGGYYDAGDHMKAVLPMAWSMGVLSWGFLEFRDSYEDANEVRYMLDCIKWGTDYILKSHTGDYEFYTQVADKDLDHGYWGRPEDMTMDRPAYPVNTTVPGSDAAGDSAAALAAASIIFREHDPEYSERLLKHAKELFEFADNYRGYYRDCLPEGKGIYISNSNYHDEIGWASIWLYRATGENWYLNRTEEIYHNMTGGRPYAFGWSIVDSGVHMLLYNETGDTEYSKRVTRFVDEWLPGGRVKQTDKGLTFRDGWGSLRYATATAFIALVAAENNLNVEEYREYAKSQVHYALGRTGRSFVCGFGVNPPVQPHHRSSSCPYPPDPCTYGLTFNVNQPNAHVLYGAMVGGPDENDDYVDNRKDYYKNEVTLDYNAGFQSAVAGLRHIELKGQLP; encoded by the exons AATGGCGCGGCCACGTCCGCGACAACTAGCAAGCTAGGTGCTACAACTTCGTTCACGACATCATCATGGCTGTCAGCGAACACTACGATGGTTGCCGTTGTTGGAGGCGTCGTCGGCGGTTGTCTGCTGATAGCTCTGATAGTCACATTGGCGGTTGTCTTATCGAGCGGAG ATAACTTTCCAGATAGTTTTAACTACACGGAAGTCCTTCACAAATCGCTGTTGTTTTACGAAGCCCAGCGTTCGGGTGAACTACCGCCCGACAATCGAATCCCTTACCGGGGCGACTCGGCTCTCAACGACTCCGGAAGAAAGGGCGAGGATTTGACGGGCGGCTACTACGACG CGGGCGATCACATGAAAGCAGTTCTCCCAATGGCTTGGAGCATGGGTGTGCTAAGTTGGGGATTTCTAGAATTCCGTGATTCCTACGAAGACGCTAATGAAGTTAGATACATGCTGGACTGTATCAAGTGGGGAACCGACTACATTCTCAAATCTCACACGGGTGACTATGAATTTTATACGCAG GTCGCTGACAAAGACCTTGACCATGGATACTGGGGAAGACCGGAAGACATGACTATGGACAGACCCGCTTACCCTGTCAACACAACAGTTCCCGGATCTGACGCTGCAGGTGATTCGGCGGCGGCATTGGCGGCAGCTTCTATTATATTCCGTGAGCACG ACCCAGAATACTCTGAGAGGCTGCTCAAGCATGCCAAAGAACTATTTGAATTTGCTGACAATTACCGAGGGTACTACAGGGATTGTCTCCCAGAGGGGAAGGGCATCTACATTTC GAACTCTAATTATCACGACGAGATAGGATGGGCTAGTATTTGGCTCTACAGAGCAACCGGTGAAAACTGGTACCTAAACAGGACTGAAGAAATTTATCATAACATGACAGGCGGAAGGCCGTATGCGTTTGGGTGGTCTATCGTGGATTCTGGCGTCCAT ATGTTGTTATACAATGAGACTGGTGACACCGAATACAGCAAGCGAGTGACCAGGTTTGTCGACGAATGGCTCCCAGGAGGAAGAGTAAAACAAACAGACAAGGGTCTTACCTTCAGAGACGGCTGGGGATCCTTGAGATATGCTA CTGCGACGGCATTTATTGCTTTGGTGGCTGCCGAGAATAACTTGAATGTGGAAGAGTACCGTGAATATGCCAAAAGTCAAGTTCACTATGCCCTGGGTCGCACTGGACGCAGTTTTGTCTGTGGTTTTGGTGTAAACCCTCCGGTACAGCCGCACCACAGAAGCAG TTCCTGTCCTTACCCACCAGACCCGTGTACCTATGGtctgacgttcaacgtaaaccAACCCAATGCGCATGTGCTGTACGGTGCAATGGTAGGAGGCCCGGATGAGAACGATGATTACGTAGATAACAGAAAAGATTACTACAAGAACGAAGTAACTCTGGACTACAACGCTGGCTTTCAGTCTGCGGTGGCAG GTTTGAGACATATTGAGTTGAAAGGTCAGCTTCCATGA
- the LOC139140185 gene encoding endoglucanase F-like isoform X1, with amino-acid sequence MSAKNQVAPVESGTAASTTNGGKSTANTAGKSSNGAATSATTSKLGATTSFTTSSWLSANTTMVAVVGGVVGGCLLIALIVTLAVVLSSGDNFPDSFNYTEVLHKSLLFYEAQRSGELPPDNRIPYRGDSALNDSGRKGEDLTGGYYDAGDHMKAVLPMAWSMGVLSWGFLEFRDSYEDANEVRYMLDCIKWGTDYILKSHTGDYEFYTQVADKDLDHGYWGRPEDMTMDRPAYPVNTTVPGSDAAGDSAAALAAASIIFREHDPEYSERLLKHAKELFEFADNYRGYYRDCLPEGKGIYISNSNYHDEIGWASIWLYRATGENWYLNRTEEIYHNMTGGRPYAFGWSIVDSGVHMLLYNETGDTEYSKRVTRFVDEWLPGGRVKQTDKGLTFRDGWGSLRYATATAFIALVAAENNLNVEEYREYAKSQVHYALGRTGRSFVCGFGVNPPVQPHHRSSSCPYPPDPCTYGLTFNVNQPNAHVLYGAMVGGPDENDDYVDNRKDYYKNEVTLDYNAGFQSAVAGLRHIELKGQLP; translated from the exons AATGGCGCGGCCACGTCCGCGACAACTAGCAAGCTAGGTGCTACAACTTCGTTCACGACATCATCATGGCTGTCAGCGAACACTACGATGGTTGCCGTTGTTGGAGGCGTCGTCGGCGGTTGTCTGCTGATAGCTCTGATAGTCACATTGGCGGTTGTCTTATCGAGCGGAG ATAACTTTCCAGATAGTTTTAACTACACGGAAGTCCTTCACAAATCGCTGTTGTTTTACGAAGCCCAGCGTTCGGGTGAACTACCGCCCGACAATCGAATCCCTTACCGGGGCGACTCGGCTCTCAACGACTCCGGAAGAAAGGGCGAGGATTTGACGGGCGGCTACTACGACG CGGGCGATCACATGAAAGCAGTTCTCCCAATGGCTTGGAGCATGGGTGTGCTAAGTTGGGGATTTCTAGAATTCCGTGATTCCTACGAAGACGCTAATGAAGTTAGATACATGCTGGACTGTATCAAGTGGGGAACCGACTACATTCTCAAATCTCACACGGGTGACTATGAATTTTATACGCAG GTCGCTGACAAAGACCTTGACCATGGATACTGGGGAAGACCGGAAGACATGACTATGGACAGACCCGCTTACCCTGTCAACACAACAGTTCCCGGATCTGACGCTGCAGGTGATTCGGCGGCGGCATTGGCGGCAGCTTCTATTATATTCCGTGAGCACG ACCCAGAATACTCTGAGAGGCTGCTCAAGCATGCCAAAGAACTATTTGAATTTGCTGACAATTACCGAGGGTACTACAGGGATTGTCTCCCAGAGGGGAAGGGCATCTACATTTC GAACTCTAATTATCACGACGAGATAGGATGGGCTAGTATTTGGCTCTACAGAGCAACCGGTGAAAACTGGTACCTAAACAGGACTGAAGAAATTTATCATAACATGACAGGCGGAAGGCCGTATGCGTTTGGGTGGTCTATCGTGGATTCTGGCGTCCAT ATGTTGTTATACAATGAGACTGGTGACACCGAATACAGCAAGCGAGTGACCAGGTTTGTCGACGAATGGCTCCCAGGAGGAAGAGTAAAACAAACAGACAAGGGTCTTACCTTCAGAGACGGCTGGGGATCCTTGAGATATGCTA CTGCGACGGCATTTATTGCTTTGGTGGCTGCCGAGAATAACTTGAATGTGGAAGAGTACCGTGAATATGCCAAAAGTCAAGTTCACTATGCCCTGGGTCGCACTGGACGCAGTTTTGTCTGTGGTTTTGGTGTAAACCCTCCGGTACAGCCGCACCACAGAAGCAG TTCCTGTCCTTACCCACCAGACCCGTGTACCTATGGtctgacgttcaacgtaaaccAACCCAATGCGCATGTGCTGTACGGTGCAATGGTAGGAGGCCCGGATGAGAACGATGATTACGTAGATAACAGAAAAGATTACTACAAGAACGAAGTAACTCTGGACTACAACGCTGGCTTTCAGTCTGCGGTGGCAG GTTTGAGACATATTGAGTTGAAAGGTCAGCTTCCATGA